One window of the Candidatus Eisenbacteria bacterium genome contains the following:
- a CDS encoding chemotaxis response regulator protein-glutamate methylesterase codes for MARKIKVLVVDDSAVVRQILASSLARDPGIEVVGTAPDPYIAWEKIRALAPDVLTLDVEMPRMDGLAFLQMLMRRHPMPVVMVSSLTEAGCATTLRALELGAVDFVTKPMTSIAERLPELARELIEKVHAASTARVRLPSASPSPVPVASPALPRTTHRIIAIGASTGGTEALREFLVALPADAPGVVIVQHMPEKFTHAFAERLDRLCRVSVKEAEDGDRVLAGHALIAPGNQHMRLARDGATYRVRLGMEAPVNRHRPSVDVLFQSCAEVGGANVVGVIMTGMGDDGARGLLTMRRAGARTLAQDEASCVVFGMPRIAIEIGAAERVLPLARLAEAALLGCHDAHAPGRAGTPDSGATTTGLSAK; via the coding sequence ATGGCGCGCAAGATCAAAGTCCTCGTCGTCGACGACTCGGCGGTCGTGCGGCAGATCCTCGCCAGCTCGCTCGCGCGCGATCCCGGGATCGAGGTGGTGGGGACGGCGCCGGACCCGTACATCGCCTGGGAGAAGATCCGCGCCCTCGCCCCGGACGTGCTCACGCTCGACGTCGAGATGCCGCGCATGGACGGCCTCGCGTTCCTGCAGATGCTCATGCGCCGCCATCCGATGCCGGTCGTCATGGTCTCGTCGCTGACGGAAGCCGGCTGCGCCACGACGCTGCGCGCGCTCGAGCTCGGCGCCGTCGACTTCGTCACCAAGCCCATGACGTCGATCGCCGAGCGGCTGCCGGAGCTGGCGCGCGAGCTGATCGAGAAGGTCCACGCCGCGTCGACCGCACGCGTGCGCCTCCCGTCGGCGTCTCCGAGCCCGGTACCGGTCGCCTCGCCCGCCCTGCCGCGCACCACCCACCGAATCATCGCGATCGGCGCGTCGACCGGCGGGACGGAGGCGCTGCGCGAGTTCCTCGTCGCGCTCCCGGCCGACGCGCCGGGCGTGGTGATCGTGCAGCACATGCCCGAGAAGTTCACCCACGCCTTCGCCGAGCGGCTCGACCGCCTCTGCCGCGTGAGCGTGAAGGAGGCCGAGGACGGCGATCGGGTGCTCGCCGGCCACGCCCTCATCGCACCCGGCAATCAGCACATGCGGCTCGCGCGCGACGGCGCGACGTATCGCGTCCGCCTCGGCATGGAGGCGCCGGTCAACCGCCATCGCCCGTCGGTCGACGTGCTGTTCCAGTCCTGCGCCGAGGTCGGCGGCGCCAACGTCGTCGGCGTGATCATGACCGGCATGGGCGACGATGGAGCCCGCGGGCTGCTCACGATGCGGCGGGCCGGCGCACGGACGCTGGCCCAGGACGAGGCGAGCTGCGTCGTCTTCGGCATGCCGCGGATCGCAATCGAGATCGGGGCCGCGGAACGCGTCCTGCCGCTCGCCCGTCTCGCGGAGGCGGCGCTGCTCGGCTGTCACGACGCGCATGCGCCGGGCCGTGCAGGGACGCCCGATTCGGGCGCCACGACGACCGGTCTGTCAGCGAAATGA
- a CDS encoding site-2 protease family protein encodes MSTPADAAGTTCAGCGAQLGPSMLACPACRRLVHAARLQELAAAAREATERGDAGAALAAWREAHDLLPPQARQRAVVAERIAALSATVGAAPAARPRTPWGWIVFAIAAVAGKGKLLLAGLTKATTILSMLLAFGVYWTQWGWRFAAGFVLSIFVHEMGHVAALRRYGIAATAPMFLPGIGAVVRFRQGMAPAEEARVGLAGPVWGGVGAALTYAVALATSSPLGLAVAHTAAWVNLFNLLPIVPLDGGRGFQALDRAQRVAMLVVIIGAYWATGNGLLVLLVLGAIYRLVGPPGPGDERAAVEYAALVAGLAVLAHAAGPNAGSTPL; translated from the coding sequence GTGAGCACGCCCGCCGACGCGGCGGGCACGACCTGCGCCGGCTGCGGGGCGCAGCTCGGCCCGTCGATGCTCGCCTGCCCCGCATGCCGGCGCCTGGTCCATGCGGCGCGCCTGCAGGAGCTCGCCGCCGCCGCACGCGAGGCGACCGAGCGCGGGGACGCCGGCGCCGCGCTCGCCGCGTGGCGCGAGGCGCACGACCTGCTGCCGCCGCAGGCGCGCCAGCGGGCCGTGGTGGCGGAGCGCATCGCGGCCCTCAGCGCCACCGTCGGCGCGGCGCCGGCCGCGCGACCGCGCACGCCCTGGGGTTGGATCGTGTTCGCGATCGCCGCCGTCGCGGGCAAGGGCAAGCTCCTGCTCGCCGGCCTCACCAAGGCGACCACCATCCTCTCGATGCTGCTCGCGTTCGGCGTCTACTGGACGCAGTGGGGCTGGCGCTTCGCCGCCGGCTTCGTGCTGTCGATCTTCGTGCACGAGATGGGTCACGTGGCGGCGCTGCGTCGCTACGGCATCGCCGCCACCGCGCCGATGTTCCTTCCCGGGATCGGAGCGGTCGTGCGTTTCCGTCAAGGCATGGCCCCGGCCGAGGAGGCGCGGGTCGGGCTCGCGGGACCCGTGTGGGGCGGCGTCGGCGCCGCCCTCACCTACGCGGTCGCGCTGGCGACGTCGTCGCCGCTCGGGCTCGCGGTCGCCCACACGGCCGCCTGGGTGAACCTCTTCAACCTCCTGCCGATCGTTCCGCTCGACGGCGGGCGCGGCTTCCAGGCGCTCGACCGCGCGCAGCGCGTCGCCATGCTGGTCGTGATCATCGGCGCGTACTGGGCGACCGGCAACGGGTTGCTCGTCCTGCTCGTGCTGGGCGCCATCTATCGCCTGGTCGGACCGCCCGGCCCGGGCGACGAGCGCGCGGCCGTCGAGTACGCCGCGCTCGTCGCCGGCCTCGCCGTCCTGGCCCACGCGGCGGGGCCGAACGCGGGGTCGACCCCGCTCTGA
- a CDS encoding methyltransferase domain-containing protein, translated as MSSHRDRIVDQFTRQAVPFSNAPGIKDERALALLVEASGAGPEDTVLDVACGPGLVVAAFARVAAHATGIDVTPAMLERAREVTAGLTNVTLQSGDVYALPFAAGAFSLVVSRFAFHHFQDPGAVLAEMRRVCRPGGRVVVCDLTASPDPKKAAAFHRIEMLRDPSHARALTLAELEGLFPAAGLSAPSATFYKLKFELEGLLQRSFPRPEDVETIRAAYVASADDDALGLGTHRAGDEIRAAYPVVILRATR; from the coding sequence ATGTCCTCGCACCGCGACCGCATCGTCGACCAGTTCACCCGCCAGGCCGTGCCGTTCTCGAACGCACCCGGCATCAAGGACGAGCGGGCGCTCGCGCTCCTGGTCGAGGCGAGCGGTGCCGGGCCGGAGGACACCGTGCTCGACGTCGCGTGCGGGCCGGGGCTCGTCGTCGCTGCGTTCGCGCGCGTCGCCGCGCACGCGACCGGCATCGACGTGACGCCGGCGATGCTCGAGCGGGCGCGCGAGGTGACGGCCGGCCTCACGAACGTGACCCTCCAGAGCGGCGACGTGTACGCGCTGCCGTTCGCCGCCGGCGCCTTCTCGCTGGTCGTATCGCGCTTCGCCTTCCACCACTTCCAGGATCCGGGCGCGGTGCTGGCGGAGATGCGCCGCGTGTGTCGGCCCGGCGGACGGGTCGTCGTGTGCGATCTCACGGCGTCGCCCGATCCGAAGAAGGCGGCGGCGTTCCATCGCATCGAGATGCTGCGCGATCCGTCGCACGCGCGCGCCCTCACGCTGGCCGAGCTCGAGGGGCTCTTCCCGGCGGCCGGGCTTTCGGCACCGTCGGCGACCTTCTACAAGCTGAAGTTCGAGCTCGAGGGCCTGCTCCAGCGCTCGTTCCCGCGCCCGGAGGACGTGGAAACGATCCGCGCCGCCTACGTCGCGTCGGCCGACGACGACGCGCTCGGGCTGGGGACCCACCGCGCCGGCGACGAGATCCGCGCGGCGTACCCGGTCGTGATCCTGCGCGCCACCCGCTGA
- a CDS encoding MG2 domain-containing protein produces the protein MRVAGAVVVLVVAAGIAAGAARPATPGIRFTPQGIVKRVRQVVAVFPEAMVALGDPRPVADPFQVECAAPGTGRWIDTRTWTYDFERDLPSGLQCRFRLAAGVQSLAGRPIVDATTYELSTGGPAVRAEEPPDDGTIVEDQVFLLALDGPVDEASVATQAYFAVEGLPERIPLRVLPAADRDAVIRSVTYWDKSAPSIAVQAERRFPNGAKVHLRWEAGIRSPSGVATRDPQVLDFTVRDAFSAEVACDHETSHAGCIPLTPIVVRFTAPVATALAHAMALVAPDGRRWSPEEAATFVPTVRRVRFVPPFPPKSELRIELPSGLVDEEGRALEGAGVLAQPIHTDGYPPLAKFAGRFGIIEAKADPALPVTVRNLEPDAAASIAQIRGVMARIPADDVPAMLGWLRRVGSAQRDRSVFASAKPAPQRTSFTLPQAKENDAFEVIGIPLTQPGLYVVELASTRLGTALLEKPAPLYVPTAALVTDLGVHFKWGRERSLAWVTSLETGKPVAGARVRVADCRGTVHATGTSDAQGLVWTGALPSASDLPACNDPAQESEDAYTDGREIEALSSLAGGLLVVAETDDDVSFVHSSWTRGIEPWRFRLPERGWSGPVAAHTVLDRTLFRAGETVHMKHILRRQTLAGFDAVPAAERPTKVIVRHEGSDERYELGVAWGETGAAETTWDIPPFAKLGAYEIVLATAAPPDEPWRRNEWTSGGFRVEEFRVPLMRGTLRLPTEPPLGGSVVAADVAVQYLAGGPAGNLPVVLRAETRPEPYDTPDRLAGYIFSNGPVREETTRGGDDYDEDGDDRQDAGKPMLLGRREVTLDAAGTARIELPSLPATDVPRRLTTELEFRDPNGEVQTASARTTVWPARVCAGIKARDWAKTRGDLRAQVVVLDLGGRPAGNVPVRVTAFEEKIYSTRKRVIGGFYAYEHVREVRRVGELCRGTTSAGGHFKCEGRPSVEGEIVLQVEATDRDGRTSAANTHVWVGRGDEFWFAADDHDRMDVLAEQRRYEPGETARLQVRTPFRQATALVTLEREGVLDARVVPLDATDPVVEVPIRDSYAPNMFVSVLAVRGRVGDVQPTAMVDLGRPTFKLGIAELRVGWRAHELQVRVEPDREVYRVRDRATVRVAVRTPGGAPPPPGSEVAMAAVDEGLLELSPNRSWNLLDAMMSLRGYSVTTATAAMQVVGKRHFGRKALPSGGGGGRQATRELFDTLLLWRASVPLDADGRATVEIPLNDSLTSFRIVAVATGALGKFGTGAASIRASQDLMLFSGLPPLVRDGDRFRAELTVRNATTRPMTVEVRATAPALAAPLAPQSLPLAAGEGRVVGWDVTVPASDAPLAYTFEAGEAGGPQDRLAVTQQVRPAVPERTLAATLLQLAGSSSVPVARPVDALPDRGGIDVTMSPSLGVGLDGARDWMRRYPYGCLEQRVSRAVALGDARVRDDVLGALPSHLDGAGLLKFFPTTQNGSEVLTAYVLSIARAAGWTLPPSVVDRTTAGLASFVDGRLRPDTTVRGADLVLRKLAAVAALAAWGKAEARSLGGIVVEPNLWPTSAVLDWWAILRALPAIPNRDAHLRDVEQILRGRLDLSGTTLRFSGPGDHELWWLLVSPETNGARLLLLAQSEPAWHDDLPRIVRGLLALQQRGSWSTTTANAWGTVAVEAFAKAFESEPVAGRTTVSLGPETRVYGWDGAPGGGTLHFPWSPADTLALLQAGSGKPWAIVQARAALPLTAPLANGYRVTKTVTPLDHGSGPLRRGDRARVRLDVDAEADMGWVVVNDPVPAGTSHIRTEPPADDPASSFAPPTFAERAFDSFRAYFAYVSKGALRVEYTIRLNQTGRFQLPPTRVEALYAPEVFGELPNAPVEVE, from the coding sequence ATGCGAGTGGCAGGTGCGGTCGTCGTACTCGTCGTGGCAGCGGGGATCGCGGCCGGCGCGGCGAGGCCGGCGACGCCCGGGATCCGCTTCACGCCGCAGGGAATCGTGAAGCGCGTGCGGCAGGTGGTCGCCGTCTTTCCCGAAGCGATGGTGGCGCTCGGCGATCCGCGGCCGGTGGCCGATCCGTTCCAGGTCGAGTGCGCGGCGCCGGGAACGGGGCGGTGGATCGACACGCGCACGTGGACCTACGACTTCGAGCGCGACCTGCCGTCGGGGCTCCAGTGCCGCTTCCGCCTGGCGGCGGGCGTGCAGTCGCTCGCCGGCCGCCCGATCGTCGACGCCACCACCTACGAGCTCTCGACCGGCGGCCCCGCCGTCCGTGCCGAGGAGCCGCCCGACGACGGCACGATCGTGGAGGACCAGGTGTTCCTGCTCGCGCTCGACGGGCCGGTCGACGAGGCGTCGGTCGCAACGCAGGCGTACTTCGCGGTCGAGGGACTTCCGGAGCGGATCCCGCTGCGGGTCCTCCCGGCGGCCGATCGCGACGCCGTCATCCGGAGCGTCACGTACTGGGACAAGAGCGCGCCGTCGATCGCGGTCCAGGCCGAGCGGCGATTCCCGAACGGCGCCAAGGTCCACCTTCGATGGGAGGCGGGCATCCGTTCGCCGAGCGGTGTTGCGACACGTGACCCGCAGGTCCTCGATTTCACCGTCCGCGACGCCTTCTCGGCCGAGGTCGCGTGTGATCACGAGACGTCGCACGCGGGCTGCATCCCGCTGACGCCGATCGTGGTGCGCTTCACGGCACCCGTCGCGACGGCGCTCGCGCACGCGATGGCGCTCGTCGCCCCAGACGGCCGCCGATGGTCGCCCGAAGAAGCCGCGACATTCGTGCCCACCGTGCGCCGCGTCCGCTTCGTGCCGCCCTTCCCGCCCAAGAGTGAGCTGCGGATCGAGCTGCCCTCCGGTCTCGTCGACGAGGAGGGCCGCGCGCTCGAGGGCGCCGGCGTCCTCGCCCAGCCGATCCACACCGACGGCTACCCGCCGCTCGCGAAGTTCGCGGGCCGCTTCGGCATCATCGAAGCGAAGGCCGATCCCGCGCTGCCGGTGACGGTACGAAACCTCGAGCCAGACGCCGCCGCGAGCATCGCGCAGATCCGCGGGGTCATGGCGCGCATTCCCGCCGACGACGTCCCCGCGATGCTCGGGTGGCTGCGACGGGTCGGCAGCGCGCAACGTGACCGGTCGGTGTTCGCATCCGCCAAGCCCGCGCCGCAACGGACGTCGTTCACGCTCCCGCAGGCGAAGGAGAACGACGCCTTCGAGGTGATCGGCATCCCGCTCACGCAGCCGGGGCTCTACGTCGTCGAGCTCGCGAGCACACGCCTCGGAACGGCGCTCCTCGAGAAGCCGGCGCCGCTCTACGTGCCCACGGCCGCGCTGGTCACGGACCTCGGCGTGCACTTCAAGTGGGGGCGCGAGCGGTCGCTCGCATGGGTGACGTCGCTCGAGACCGGCAAGCCGGTGGCGGGCGCGCGCGTGCGCGTCGCCGACTGCCGCGGCACGGTGCACGCGACCGGCACCAGCGACGCACAGGGCCTCGTGTGGACGGGCGCGCTGCCGTCGGCGAGCGACCTGCCCGCCTGCAACGATCCCGCGCAGGAGAGCGAAGACGCCTACACCGACGGGCGGGAGATCGAAGCGCTCTCGAGCCTCGCCGGCGGGCTCCTCGTGGTCGCAGAGACGGACGACGACGTGAGCTTCGTCCACTCGTCCTGGACCCGCGGCATCGAGCCCTGGCGCTTCCGCCTGCCCGAGCGGGGCTGGAGCGGTCCGGTGGCCGCGCACACGGTGCTCGATCGGACGCTCTTCCGCGCCGGCGAGACGGTGCACATGAAGCACATCCTGCGCCGCCAGACGCTGGCGGGCTTCGATGCCGTGCCGGCCGCCGAGCGCCCGACGAAGGTCATCGTCCGTCACGAGGGGAGCGACGAGCGCTACGAGCTCGGCGTTGCGTGGGGCGAGACCGGGGCGGCCGAAACGACGTGGGACATCCCGCCATTCGCGAAGCTCGGTGCGTACGAGATCGTGCTCGCAACGGCGGCGCCGCCGGACGAGCCCTGGCGCCGCAATGAATGGACGAGTGGGGGATTCCGCGTCGAGGAGTTCCGCGTGCCGCTCATGCGCGGCACGCTGCGGCTGCCGACCGAGCCGCCGCTCGGCGGGAGCGTCGTCGCCGCCGACGTCGCGGTGCAGTACCTCGCCGGCGGTCCCGCGGGGAACCTCCCCGTGGTCCTGCGCGCCGAGACGCGCCCGGAGCCCTACGACACGCCGGATCGCCTGGCCGGCTACATCTTCTCGAACGGCCCCGTTCGCGAGGAGACCACGCGCGGCGGCGACGACTACGATGAGGACGGCGACGACCGCCAAGACGCGGGCAAGCCCATGCTGCTCGGCCGCCGCGAGGTGACGCTCGACGCCGCCGGCACGGCTCGCATCGAGCTCCCGAGCCTCCCCGCGACCGACGTCCCCCGCCGGCTCACGACCGAGCTCGAGTTCCGCGATCCGAACGGCGAGGTGCAGACGGCGTCGGCCCGCACCACCGTCTGGCCGGCACGCGTCTGCGCGGGCATCAAGGCGCGCGATTGGGCCAAGACGCGCGGAGACCTCCGCGCCCAGGTCGTCGTGCTCGATCTCGGGGGCCGGCCGGCGGGCAACGTGCCCGTGCGCGTCACCGCCTTCGAAGAGAAGATCTACTCGACGCGCAAGCGCGTGATCGGCGGCTTCTACGCCTACGAGCACGTGCGCGAGGTGCGCCGCGTCGGCGAGCTCTGCCGCGGCACGACGAGCGCCGGCGGCCACTTCAAGTGCGAGGGCCGCCCGAGCGTCGAGGGCGAGATCGTGCTGCAGGTCGAGGCGACCGACCGCGACGGGCGGACGAGCGCCGCCAACACGCACGTCTGGGTCGGGCGCGGCGACGAGTTCTGGTTCGCCGCCGACGACCACGACCGCATGGACGTGCTGGCCGAGCAGCGCCGCTACGAGCCGGGCGAGACGGCGCGGCTCCAGGTGCGGACGCCGTTCCGCCAGGCGACGGCGCTCGTGACGCTCGAGCGCGAGGGCGTGCTCGACGCGCGGGTCGTGCCCCTCGACGCGACCGATCCCGTCGTCGAGGTGCCGATCCGCGACAGCTATGCGCCCAACATGTTCGTGTCGGTGCTCGCCGTGCGCGGTCGCGTCGGCGACGTACAGCCGACGGCGATGGTGGACCTCGGGCGCCCGACCTTCAAGCTCGGGATCGCCGAGCTGCGCGTCGGCTGGCGCGCCCACGAGCTGCAGGTGCGCGTCGAGCCGGATCGCGAGGTCTACCGCGTGCGCGACCGCGCCACCGTGCGCGTCGCCGTGCGAACGCCCGGTGGCGCGCCGCCGCCGCCCGGCAGCGAGGTCGCGATGGCGGCGGTGGACGAGGGTCTGCTCGAGCTGTCGCCGAACCGCAGCTGGAACCTGCTCGACGCCATGATGTCGCTGCGCGGCTACTCCGTCACGACGGCGACGGCCGCGATGCAGGTGGTGGGCAAGCGCCACTTCGGGCGCAAGGCGCTGCCCTCGGGCGGCGGCGGAGGCCGGCAGGCGACGCGCGAGCTGTTCGACACGCTGCTCCTGTGGCGTGCGAGCGTACCGCTCGACGCCGATGGCCGCGCGACGGTCGAGATCCCCCTCAACGACTCCCTCACGAGCTTCCGCATCGTCGCGGTCGCGACCGGCGCGCTCGGCAAGTTCGGGACCGGCGCCGCATCGATCCGCGCCTCGCAGGACCTGATGCTGTTCTCCGGCCTGCCGCCGCTCGTTCGTGACGGCGATCGGTTCCGCGCCGAGCTCACCGTGCGCAACGCGACCACGCGGCCGATGACCGTCGAGGTCCGGGCGACCGCGCCGGCCCTTGCGGCGCCCCTCGCGCCGCAGTCGCTGCCCCTCGCCGCCGGCGAGGGACGCGTCGTCGGCTGGGACGTCACGGTGCCGGCGTCGGACGCGCCGCTCGCGTACACGTTCGAAGCCGGCGAGGCGGGCGGGCCGCAGGACCGCCTGGCGGTGACCCAGCAGGTTCGCCCTGCCGTGCCCGAGCGCACGCTGGCGGCGACGCTGCTCCAGCTCGCGGGCAGCTCGAGCGTGCCCGTGGCGCGGCCCGTGGACGCGCTGCCCGATCGCGGCGGCATCGACGTCACCATGTCGCCGTCGCTCGGCGTCGGGCTCGACGGCGCGCGCGACTGGATGCGGCGCTATCCCTACGGCTGCCTCGAGCAGCGCGTCTCGCGCGCCGTCGCACTCGGCGACGCGCGCGTGCGCGACGACGTCCTGGGTGCGCTGCCGAGCCACCTCGACGGCGCCGGCCTCCTGAAGTTCTTCCCGACCACGCAGAACGGCAGCGAGGTCCTGACGGCGTACGTGCTGTCGATCGCGCGCGCGGCAGGCTGGACGCTCCCGCCGAGCGTCGTCGACCGCACGACGGCCGGTCTCGCCTCCTTCGTCGATGGACGCCTGCGGCCGGACACGACGGTCCGCGGCGCCGATCTCGTGCTGCGCAAGCTGGCCGCCGTCGCCGCCCTCGCCGCCTGGGGCAAAGCCGAGGCGCGATCGCTCGGCGGCATCGTCGTCGAGCCGAATCTGTGGCCCACCTCGGCCGTCCTCGACTGGTGGGCGATCCTGCGCGCGCTGCCGGCGATCCCGAATCGGGACGCCCATCTCCGCGACGTCGAGCAGATCCTGCGCGGCCGCCTCGACCTCTCGGGAACGACCCTGCGCTTTTCGGGCCCGGGAGACCACGAGCTCTGGTGGCTCCTCGTGAGCCCCGAGACGAACGGGGCACGCCTCCTGCTGCTCGCGCAGAGCGAGCCCGCCTGGCACGACGATCTGCCACGGATCGTCCGGGGGCTCCTCGCGCTGCAGCAGCGCGGGTCGTGGTCGACCACGACCGCCAATGCCTGGGGTACCGTCGCCGTCGAGGCGTTCGCCAAGGCGTTCGAGTCCGAGCCCGTCGCGGGGCGTACCACCGTGTCCCTCGGCCCGGAGACCCGCGTGTACGGCTGGGACGGCGCGCCGGGCGGCGGGACCCTCCACTTCCCGTGGTCGCCGGCCGACACGCTTGCGCTGCTGCAGGCGGGCAGCGGCAAGCCCTGGGCGATCGTTCAGGCTCGGGCCGCCCTCCCGCTGACCGCACCGCTCGCCAACGGCTACCGCGTGACGAAGACGGTGACGCCGCTCGATCACGGGTCGGGGCCGCTGCGCCGCGGCGATCGCGCGCGCGTGCGGCTCGACGTCGACGCGGAAGCCGACATGGGATGGGTCGTGGTGAACGACCCCGTGCCGGCCGGCACGTCGCACATCCGGACCGAGCCGCCGGCCGACGATCCGGCGTCGTCCTTCGCCCCGCCCACGTTCGCCGAGCGCGCCTTCGACTCGTTCCGCGCCTATTTCGCGTACGTCTCGAAGGGCGCGCTGCGTGTCGAGTACACGATCCGGCTGAACCAGACGGGACGCTTCCAGCTTCCTCCGACGCGGGTCGAAGCGCTGTATGCCCCCGAGGTCTTCGGGGAGCTGCCGAACGCGCCGGTCGAGGTCGAGTAG
- the pbpC gene encoding penicillin-binding protein 1C, producing MRYVLGCALAIAALAAAARFTRPVAPAFEAVRRATRASDAQLLDRHGAVLSEQRTDASRRRFAWTPLGAVSPAVRDAIVSSEDRHFARHGGVDLLALGGAVRDRVVSGASRGASTITMQLAGMLDPALRRRHGVRTLPQKWRQMRLAWAIERAWSKDEILEAYLNLVPVRGEVEGIGAGARVLFQKTPDALDSVDAAVLTALLVSPTAAEPAVIRRARGALVRAGEDPGALRLEDAVRTALAAGGATGRALALAPHVARRLVAGASRTSTLDKDVQILAREALRRQLVPLRSANVEDGAILVTDNASGDVLAYVGSSGDLSRARFVDGVVARRQAGSALKPFLYALAIERGILTAAALVDDAPLEIAVPDGLYRPRNYDDRFRGPVSVRTALASSLNVPAVRTLGLVGADAFVDRLRALGFAGLTRSGTFYGPSLALGSADVTLWELVNAYRTLANGGRASRLRLASDDPRDRPRPVVAPSAAFIVGEILADRESRSPTFGLENVLATRAWTAVKTGTSKDMRDNWCVGFSTRYTVGVWVGNFNGEPMRDVSGVTGAAPIWREIMAALEGDVAAPEPPPDVVRAAVSFDGGVEPPRAEWFIRGTAPRAPIARAPASPRILAPASGTIVAVDPDIPAAHQRLAFEAPRDTTDAVWVLDGIALGPAAGIRLWPPQPGRHRLALRASDGRQLDQVAFEVRGRAVR from the coding sequence GTGCGATACGTCCTCGGCTGCGCACTCGCGATCGCCGCGCTCGCCGCGGCGGCGCGATTCACTCGCCCGGTCGCGCCCGCGTTCGAAGCGGTGCGCCGGGCGACGCGGGCTTCGGACGCGCAGCTCCTCGATCGTCACGGCGCCGTGCTCTCCGAGCAGCGCACCGACGCGAGCCGCCGCCGCTTCGCCTGGACGCCGCTCGGAGCCGTCTCGCCCGCCGTCCGCGACGCGATCGTTTCGAGCGAGGATCGCCACTTCGCGCGCCACGGCGGCGTCGACCTCCTCGCGCTCGGCGGGGCGGTGCGCGACCGCGTCGTCTCGGGGGCTTCGCGCGGCGCCAGCACCATCACCATGCAGCTCGCGGGCATGCTCGATCCCGCCCTGCGGCGCCGGCATGGTGTGCGCACGCTCCCACAGAAGTGGCGCCAGATGCGGCTCGCCTGGGCGATCGAGCGCGCCTGGTCGAAGGACGAGATCCTGGAAGCGTACCTGAACCTCGTTCCGGTGCGCGGCGAGGTCGAGGGCATCGGTGCCGGGGCGCGCGTCCTCTTCCAGAAGACGCCCGACGCCCTCGACTCGGTCGACGCCGCGGTGCTGACCGCGCTGCTCGTGTCGCCGACGGCGGCCGAGCCGGCCGTCATTCGCCGCGCGCGCGGCGCGCTGGTGCGTGCCGGCGAGGATCCCGGCGCGCTCCGGCTCGAGGACGCCGTGCGGACGGCGCTCGCCGCAGGCGGCGCGACGGGCCGCGCCCTCGCGCTCGCCCCGCACGTGGCACGACGCCTGGTCGCCGGCGCGTCGCGCACGAGCACCCTCGACAAGGACGTGCAGATCCTCGCGCGCGAGGCGCTCCGCCGCCAGCTCGTGCCATTGCGCTCCGCGAACGTCGAGGACGGCGCGATCCTCGTCACCGACAACGCGAGCGGCGACGTGCTCGCCTACGTCGGATCGAGCGGCGATCTCTCGCGCGCGCGCTTCGTCGACGGCGTGGTGGCACGGCGGCAGGCGGGCTCGGCGCTGAAGCCGTTCCTCTACGCGCTCGCGATCGAACGGGGGATCCTCACCGCGGCGGCGCTCGTCGACGACGCGCCGCTCGAGATCGCGGTGCCCGACGGGCTCTATCGTCCACGCAACTACGACGACCGCTTCCGGGGGCCGGTCTCGGTGCGCACGGCGCTCGCGTCCTCCCTCAACGTGCCCGCCGTCCGGACGCTCGGCCTGGTGGGAGCGGACGCCTTCGTCGATCGGCTTCGGGCCCTCGGCTTCGCGGGGCTCACGCGATCGGGCACGTTCTACGGCCCGTCGCTGGCGCTCGGATCGGCCGACGTGACGCTGTGGGAGCTCGTGAACGCGTACCGGACGCTCGCGAACGGCGGCCGCGCGTCGCGCCTCCGGCTCGCGAGCGACGATCCGCGCGACAGGCCGCGCCCCGTGGTCGCGCCGTCGGCCGCCTTCATCGTGGGCGAGATCCTCGCCGATCGCGAGAGCCGCAGTCCCACGTTCGGCCTCGAGAACGTGCTCGCGACGCGCGCGTGGACGGCGGTCAAGACGGGCACGAGCAAGGACATGCGCGACAACTGGTGCGTCGGGTTCTCCACCCGCTACACGGTCGGCGTGTGGGTCGGGAACTTCAACGGCGAGCCCATGCGCGACGTGAGCGGCGTCACCGGCGCCGCCCCGATCTGGCGCGAGATCATGGCGGCGCTCGAGGGCGACGTCGCCGCACCCGAGCCACCGCCGGACGTCGTCCGCGCCGCCGTGTCCTTCGACGGCGGGGTCGAGCCGCCGCGCGCCGAGTGGTTCATCCGCGGCACCGCGCCCCGGGCCCCGATCGCGCGCGCGCCGGCGTCGCCCCGCATCCTCGCACCCGCGAGCGGCACCATCGTCGCCGTCGATCCCGACATCCCGGCCGCCCACCAGCGTCTCGCGTTCGAGGCGCCCCGCGACACGACCGACGCCGTGTGGGTGCTCGACGGCATCGCGCTCGGCCCTGCCGCCGGCATCCGCCTGTGGCCGCCGCAGCCGGGCCGACACCGGCTCGCGCTGCGAGCGAGCGACGGTCGCCAGCTCGATCAGGTGGCGTTCGAGGTGCGCGGGCGGGCCGTGCGATGA